In Fulvia fulva chromosome 10, complete sequence, a single window of DNA contains:
- a CDS encoding Ubiquitin-conjugating enzyme E2 Q2 gives MPRRQFVADLDKAKTDVLPVGISDVKAGEDDGQIEFLFTGGPNGLPFGAVKITALVPELSEYPKSHEYMIFAGDDTPPQISNALENVRGTNRKTVFELLDIISATLTRLSPDKDGDSQMPDSQFEEEQYEDEDDDDVYDSDHEAFEDSIPAHNPAYATQAPTATTKSGTSTRQFRQRIRSDLRTAKAAGFKVGVLGHLMEAQNSYVTVSIRISKLGVSEEAMQAWQVEPSDYLILIIQYPNGYKTNEELQGYDSLRLVPNLGMRVVAGRRYKPTLQEAIKAFTVVRKDERMSIGGTSLPPPDAVDAEESSIRDTFISKPLVNLMQERLVSLLRYRSAGLDWLGAEGFYQEQINTTANGGVNADIIPDRLYQKEVLYAALPDIVKADHYQSRGTTQYSFPLLAMQFLVRHFVRCTEFCLVCHRKLQTDVEAIKPYVCENPLCLYQYMSLGFGPSIEHEVLAQPYVCDLLISLCYNSAATRKLKDFPDGLSIVVPPVDSSKYNVIDEYSYGYRGRGNTGTPTPQKKSSVAATKAVYEVGFDRNRREIIFWDQTIGCPVKRGSWIVLNSDGLDGTDLHCRVAETTFWPTITIDEPVSVRQQLGGGTTPQTPAATRPVSPATTAPQWASARFQVYEEDFADLEKDGKCMAICRLLETLPNVLEMRDYLSKRHPAELKHWVERVSSSALTVLRWIIASNRSHILQVDGDAKFDRDGKPLPKHASSVFTKEQERCYGMKDYMQFRFAMGAPDKEQRFITEVRNTTSRLNLQYPTLFAWHGSPLYNWHMIIREGLHYKNVDHGRAYGDGVYHAKDSSTSGGYSGMGARGGYGHGTWPNSVLRISSAIALNEIVNAPSEFTSNNPFYVVKQLEWIQTRYLFVQCAPTSEHISIGVEKKPQNAHPQDPLRTIRGASDVIAIPASAIKSGKTARGVRAGDGDSPKDQPQNKKAKLLFGSAANDPIVLDDDDDDTVSVATDVADLEILFDEPPEPIVAPPSKNQKSAAEKIADQGPKTDFVPGSLNFSKLPLMPLPEYASTATTKRLMKELQSLRKVQDATPLAELGWYIDVDKIENVYQWIVELHSFHTFEGKGKPLPLADDMKKQRVKSVVLEIRFNKDFPFTPPYVRVIRPRFLSLGQGGGGHIVLGGAMCMELLTNTGWSSVSSMESVLMQIRMAIASEPYARLSPANGQGDYGIGEAADGYVRACHTHGWQVPPGFKEMAYGHGSNGKY, from the coding sequence ATGCCGCGCCGCCAGTTCGTGGCCGATCTTGACAAGGCGAAGACAGATGTGCTACCAGTCGGAATCAGCGACGTCAAGGCCGGCGAAGATGATGGTCAGATCGAGTTCCTCTTCACCGGCGGTCCAAACGGACTGCCGTTTGGTGCTGTAAAGATCACCGCCCTTGTTCCCGAACTCTCTGAGTATCCGAAATCACACGAGTACATGATCTTCGCCGGCGATGACACACCACCTCAGATCTCCAATGCCCTAGAGAACGTCCGTGGCACAAACCGGAAGACAGTCTTCGAATTACTGGACATCATCTCCGCCACGCTCACTCGACTGTCCCCTGACAAGGATGGCGACTCACAGATGCCGGACTCGCAATTCGAGGAGGAGCAGTATGAAGATGAGGACGACGACGACGTCTACGACTCGGACCATGAAGCCTTCGAGGACTCCATACCCGCGCACAACCCAGCATACGCCACACAAGCACCCACTGCCACCACCAAGTCCGGCACTTCGACTCGACAGTTCCGGCAGCGCATCCGCTCCGATCTCAGGACGGCGAAAGCTGCGGGCTTCAAAGTTGGCGTTCTTGGACACCTGATGGAGGCTCAGAACTCGTATGTCACCGTCTCCATCCGCATCTCAAAGCTGGGTGTCTCGGAGGAAGCGATGCAGGCATGGCAGGTCGAGCCGTCGGACTACCTGATTCTCATCATCCAGTATCCAAACGGGTACAAGACGAACGAGGAACTCCAGGGCTACGATTCGTTGCGCCTCGTGCCAAACCTTGGAATGAGGGTTGTTGCTGGCCGACGCTACAAGCCGACTTTACAGGAAGCCATCAAAGCTTTTACTGTTGTGCGCAAGGATGAACGCATGAGCATTGGAGGCACAAGCCTGCCGCCGCCAGATGCAGTGGATGCTGAGGAGTCTTCGATCCGTGACACATTCATCTCCAAGCCTCTTGTCAATCTCATGCAGGAGCGCCTCGTGTCTTTGCTACGCTACCGCAGCGCCGGACTCGATTGGCTCGGCGCAGAAGGTTTCTACCAAGAACAGATCAACACGACTGCCAACGGTGGTGTCAACGCCGACATTATCCCAGATCGCTTATATCAGAAAGAGGTGCTCTACGCCGCTCTGCCCGACATCGTGAAAGCTGATCACTACCAATCACGTGGCACTACCCAGTACTCCTTCCCGCTACTCGCTATGCAGTTTCTGGTGCGTCACTTCGTACGGTGCACGGAGTTCTGTCTGGTTTGCCATCGCAAGCTGCAGACAGATGTGGAAGCAATCAAGCCATATGTCTGCGAGAACCCGCTGTGCTTGTATCAGTACATGTCTCTTGGCTTCGGACCGAGCATTGAGCATGAGGTACTGGCACAGCCATATGTCTGTGACTTACTGATATCTCTGTGCTACAACAGCGCAGCAACTCGTAAGCTCAAAGACTTTCCCGATGGCCTATCAATCGTGGTACCACCAGTGGACTCGTCGAAGTATAACGTCATCGACGAATACAGCTATGGCTACCGCGGTCGCGGGAACACAGGGACACCAACTCCGCAGAAGAAGAGCTCGGTGGCTGCAACCAAGGCAGTATACGAGGTTGGCTTTGACCGGAATCGGCGTGAGATCATATTTTGGGACCAGACGATTGGTTGTCCAGTCAAGAGAGGCAGCTGGATCGTATTGAACTCAGATGGGCTCGACGGCACTGATCTACACTGCAGAGTCGCAGAGACAACATTCTGGCCGACAATCACCATTGACGAGCCGGTGTCGGTACGTCAACAGCTCGGCGGTGGGACGACACCACAAACGCCAGCTGCGACAAGACCTGTCAGCCCAGCCACCACAGCGCCGCAGTGGGCAAGTGCAAGATTCCAAGTCTACGAAGAGGACTTTGCCGACCTTGAGAAGGACGGAAAGTGTATGGCAATATGCAGACTGCTCGAAACACTGCCAAATGTACTGGAGATGCGGGACTACTTGTCCAAGAGACACCCAGCCGAGCTGAAGCACTGGGTCGAGCGCGTTTCGTCATCCGCTTTGACTGTCTTGCGCTGGATCATTGCCAGCAACCGCTCTCACATACTGCAGGTCGATGGCGATGCCAAGTTCGACAGGGATGGCAAGCCGCTGCCCAAGCACGCTTCGTCCGTATTCACCAAGGAGCAGGAGCGTTGCTATGGCATGAAAGACTACATGCAGTTTCGATTCGCCATGGGTGCTCCAGACAAGGAGCAGCGTTTCATCACCGAGGTCCGCAACACTACCAGCCGTTTGAACCTCCAGTATCCAACTCTGTTTGCATGGCATGGTTCACCACTCTACAACTGGCACATGATCATCCGAGAGGGTCTACACTACAAGAACGTGGATCATGGTCGTGCATACGGCGACGGCGTGTATCACGCAAAGGATTCAAGCACATCGGGCGGGTATTCTGGCATGGGTGCACGAGGTGGCTACGGTCACGGCACCTGGCCTAATAGTGTCCTCCGAATTTCGAGTGCCATCGCCTTGAATGAGATTGTCAACGCTCCCAGTGAGTTCACGAGCAACAATCCCTTCTACGTTGTGAAGCAACTTGAGTGGATCCAGACCCGATACTTGTTCGTTCAGTGCGCGCCAACTTCCGAACATATTTCCATTGGAGTCGAGAAGAAGCCGCAAAACGCTCATCCACAAGATCCGCTTCGCACTATTCGTGGTGCTAGCGATGTTATCGCCATTCCTGCTTCCGCCATCAAGTCTGGAAAGACTGCTCGTGGCGTGCGTGCCGGCGATGGCGATTCGCCAAAGGATCAGCCACAGAACAAGAAGGCTAAGCTCCTCTTTGGTAGTGCAGCCAACGATCCCATCGTCCTGGATGACGACGATGATGACACTGTCAGCGTCGCGACAGATGTCGCTGATCTGGAAATCCTCTTCGACGAGCCACCTGAGCCAATCGTGGCACCACCTTCCAAGAATCAGAAGTCAGCCGCAGAAAAGATTGCAGATCAGGGACCCAAGACCGACTTCGTGCCCGGCAGTCTGAACTTCAGCAAGCTGCCACTCATGCCACTCCCAGAGTACGCCAGCACCGCGACTACCAAGCGTCTCATGAAAGAGCTGCAGAGCTTGCGAAAAGTCCAAGACGCGACACCGCTTGCTGAGCTTGGTTGGTATATCGACGTCGACAAGATTGAGAACGTGTATCAGTGGATCGTTGAACTTCACTCGTTCCACACCTTCGAGGGCAAGGGCAAACCACTGCCACTTGCCGATGACATGAAGAAGCAGAGGGTGAAGAGTGTCGTCCTTGAGATTCGCTTCAACAAGGACTTCCCGTTCACACCACCATACGTCCGCGTCATCCGTCCACGCTTCCTGTCGCTCGGTCAAGGTGGTGGTGGCCACATCGTGCTTGGTGGTGCAATGTGCATGGAGCTCCTGACCAACACTGGCTGGTCGTCAGTCTCATCCATGGAATCTGTGCTGATGCAAATTCGCATGGCCATCGCATCTGAGCCGTACGCTCGACTTTCGCCTGCTAATGGACAGGGCGACTATGGCATAGGTGAAGCTGCTGATGGTTACGTACGTGCCTGCCACACTCACGGGTGGCAAGTACCACCTGGTTTCAAGGAGATGGCTTATGGCCATGGCAGTAACGGCAAATACTAG